The Anabaena sp. WA102 genome contains a region encoding:
- a CDS encoding DUF3782 domain-containing protein codes for MATSEDVWQLLAELATAQKETDLLLKEVSQQQKENAEQQKATDRQLKELGKQIGGLGAKFGSFTEGLALPSMETILGQQFGMEVISPSVRVSKGGQHMEIDVLAYANGELNTAYIVEVKSHAREDSITQLKSILQRFRNFFPEHKNKRLYGILASVDLSNELREKILQEGLYVARIHDQVFELDIPNNFQAQSY; via the coding sequence ATGGCAACATCAGAAGATGTATGGCAACTGTTAGCAGAATTAGCTACTGCTCAAAAAGAAACTGACCTACTATTGAAAGAAGTTAGTCAGCAACAGAAAGAGAATGCCGAACAACAGAAGGCAACTGACCGCCAACTCAAAGAATTAGGTAAACAAATTGGGGGACTCGGTGCAAAATTTGGCAGTTTTACCGAAGGTCTTGCCCTGCCTTCAATGGAAACTATTTTGGGACAACAATTTGGGATGGAAGTTATCAGTCCCAGTGTGCGAGTTAGTAAGGGAGGACAACACATGGAAATTGATGTTCTTGCTTATGCTAATGGTGAGCTAAATACTGCCTATATTGTTGAGGTTAAAAGTCATGCAAGGGAAGATTCTATTACTCAATTAAAAAGTATTTTACAACGGTTTCGTAACTTTTTTCCTGAACACAAAAACAAACGACTTTATGGCATATTAGCCTCTGTTGATTTGTCTAACGAATTACGCGAGAAAATTCTGCAAGAAGGGCTTTATGTGGCTCGTATTCATGATCAAGTTTTTGAGTTGGATATTCCCAATAATTTTCAGGCTCAAAGTTATTAG
- the cobS gene encoding adenosylcobinamide-GDP ribazoletransferase translates to MANVLRWWQQQLLNLVAAVIFYTAIPLPYLQNLDFQKVACFAPVIGLMIGGILGGLDTGMNYLGVPVLTRNALVVGAWIAITGGLHLDGAMDTADGLAVGDPKRRLQVMMDSATGAFGAMSAIVIIILKITALTEIAENHYFVLMAACGWGRWGQQMAICQYPYLKPTGKGAFHKQAIRSYLDLLPSFFLLVGLSGFVWVINPHKLVLSVGMVLTGSVISVVTAAWFDYKLGGHTGDTYGAVVEWTEALFLCVVSSI, encoded by the coding sequence ATGGCTAATGTTTTGCGCTGGTGGCAACAGCAATTGCTAAATTTAGTTGCGGCTGTGATTTTCTATACAGCAATTCCCTTACCCTATCTGCAAAATTTGGACTTCCAGAAGGTTGCTTGTTTTGCACCGGTGATTGGGTTGATGATTGGGGGGATTTTAGGTGGATTAGATACGGGAATGAATTATTTGGGTGTCCCCGTGCTAACTCGTAATGCTTTGGTAGTAGGTGCGTGGATAGCAATTACGGGAGGGTTACATTTAGATGGTGCGATGGATACGGCTGATGGTTTAGCGGTGGGTGATCCGAAACGCAGGTTACAGGTAATGATGGATAGTGCTACTGGTGCTTTTGGGGCAATGTCTGCTATTGTGATTATTATTTTGAAAATAACAGCTTTAACAGAAATAGCTGAAAACCATTATTTTGTATTAATGGCTGCTTGTGGGTGGGGACGTTGGGGACAACAAATGGCTATTTGTCAATATCCTTATCTGAAACCGACTGGTAAGGGTGCATTTCATAAACAAGCGATTCGTTCTTATTTGGATTTGTTGCCAAGCTTCTTTTTGTTAGTGGGTTTGAGTGGTTTTGTTTGGGTAATTAATCCCCATAAGTTAGTTTTATCTGTGGGGATGGTTTTGACTGGAAGTGTGATTTCTGTTGTTACCGCAGCTTGGTTTGATTATAAGTTGGGTGGACATACGGGAGATACTTATGGGGCTGTGGTGGAGTGGACTGAAGCGTTGTTTTTGTGTGTGGTTAGCAGTATTTAG
- the tgt gene encoding tRNA guanosine(34) transglycosylase Tgt, with translation MSANFSFESLATCSQTKARAGIFSTPHGIVETPRFMPVGTLANVKTITPAQLGATGAQMVLANTYHLHLQPGEAIVAGGGGLHKFMGWSGPMLTDSGGFQVFSLSEMRKITEEGVTFRSPHDGQIIKLTPERSIEIQNILGADVIMAFDECPPYPATRQEVEAATDRTYRWLKRSISAHQRQDQALFPIVQGGVYLDLRARAAQELAQLDMPGYAIGGVSVGEPTDLMAQIVQTTAPLLPVNKPRYLMGVGTYREMAIAIASGVDLFDCVIPTRWARHGTAIVSGERWNIKNAKFREDFTPLDTTCPCYTCENFSRAYLSHLVRSQEILAYTLLTIHNITELIRFTQKIRASILSDRFVTDFGHWLEPSEIELVVCQPENDG, from the coding sequence TTGAGTGCCAATTTTTCCTTTGAAAGTCTCGCTACCTGTAGCCAGACCAAAGCTAGAGCCGGAATATTTTCTACTCCCCACGGAATTGTAGAAACACCCAGGTTTATGCCTGTGGGAACATTAGCTAATGTCAAAACTATCACCCCTGCCCAACTGGGAGCAACAGGAGCGCAGATGGTTTTAGCTAATACCTATCATTTACATCTCCAACCGGGAGAAGCCATTGTGGCTGGTGGTGGTGGATTACATAAATTCATGGGTTGGTCTGGTCCCATGCTCACAGATTCCGGTGGATTTCAGGTTTTCAGTCTGAGCGAAATGCGGAAAATTACTGAAGAAGGTGTAACTTTCCGTTCTCCTCATGATGGGCAAATCATTAAATTAACGCCAGAACGCTCTATTGAAATTCAGAATATTTTAGGGGCGGATGTGATCATGGCTTTTGATGAATGTCCTCCCTATCCTGCCACTCGTCAGGAAGTTGAAGCCGCAACAGACCGAACCTATCGCTGGTTAAAACGCTCTATATCCGCCCATCAACGCCAGGATCAGGCATTGTTTCCCATTGTCCAGGGGGGAGTATATTTAGATTTACGCGCCCGTGCTGCTCAAGAATTGGCGCAGTTAGATATGCCGGGATATGCCATTGGTGGGGTGAGTGTGGGTGAACCAACGGATTTAATGGCGCAAATTGTCCAAACTACAGCCCCGCTGTTACCAGTGAATAAACCCCGCTATTTGATGGGTGTGGGGACTTATCGAGAAATGGCGATCGCCATCGCTTCTGGTGTAGATTTATTTGATTGCGTTATTCCCACCCGCTGGGCTAGACATGGAACGGCTATTGTCTCCGGTGAACGCTGGAACATCAAAAATGCTAAGTTTCGTGAAGATTTTACACCATTGGATACAACTTGCCCTTGTTATACCTGTGAAAATTTCAGTCGGGCTTATTTATCTCATTTAGTGCGATCGCAGGAAATACTAGCTTATACTTTGTTGACTATTCATAACATCACCGAACTGATTCGCTTTACCCAAAAAATTCGCGCCTCTATTTTGAGCGATCGCTTTGTCACAGATTTTGGTCATTGGTTAGAACCATCAGAAATTGAACTAGTAGTCTGTCAACCCGAAAATGACGGGTGA